From the Babylonia areolata isolate BAREFJ2019XMU chromosome 33, ASM4173473v1, whole genome shotgun sequence genome, one window contains:
- the LOC143276958 gene encoding uncharacterized protein LOC143276958 isoform X3, protein MSAASPDTWNLNGTGHAMGLLNGTGHAMGLLNGTGHAMGLLNGTGHAMGPLNDTGYLVKMLEDAEALEQLPVLVLLGLMSLVGDVGNGVALYVYYTRFTPSSTRSFILAMSVFDLLFCSVTLPGEILDLRFPLTYSARWLCRLHRLISVSLTLFSAMILVAVALDRRRKICFPFRPQLTARQVSLTVAGCIGAAVVIGFPFAVMNGHHTVKTEVEGVVGSACSVDDAFINTAFPLAYNGILLLIFLVCVVAMSVSYVQIARKIVRHKRKSVVGGGWLGGRGGSLPQGDADTQQSSSHYNTSDLDVGHHHRPGHSVSEMARQVLAEDCKRMQDDVFPDAGPAAAATNGPLPEAALTPTPSPEVKPLPRRARLWNVFRSRGAKRKEVEVGVGHAVSLDTLNSSHLFRKQVSQCSHRSRSLSVGDVSPALHKKNTSETSPLSPETSTTTAAASEKLHDVKINSDVKPTLTSPENDANETSQHAGKESDKSESKTKVESAGNETSENAQPKPGERTEDSPAKPGDTTQDARPKAVERSRSVKSVEGNHGEGITRNTALKSSVKSTNGSHDRHVTISESRPGRLQSVLHSTLSRLMSRNNSTGSDVAATSTLRRRHRGKKIPSRTTWMMFVLTAIFVISYLPYLTLVCVRATNKEIEVGLHGWQLNLYTLGLKSYFINSIVNPFVYSFCSARFRHQCRHLFQRRSKMSISD, encoded by the exons ATGTCGGCAGCCTCACCAGACACGTGGAACCTGAACGGCACAGGTCACGCGATGGGCCTCCTGAACGGCACAGGTCACGCGATGGGCCTCCTGAACGGCACAGGTCACGCGATGGGCCTCCTGAACGGCACAG GTCACGCGATGGGCCCCCTGAACGACACGGGTTACTTGGTGAAGATGCTGGAGGACGCCGAAGCTCTGGAGCAACTTccggtgctggtgctgctgggaTTGATGTCGCTGGTGGGTGACGTGGGAAACGGGGTGGCGCTGTACGTGTACTACACCCGCTTCACGCCCAGCTCCACCCGCTCCTTCATCCTGGCCATGAGCGTCTTCGACCTGCTCTTCTGCTCCGTCACGCTGCCCGGGGAGATCCTGGACCTCCGCTTCCCTCTCACCTACAGCGCGCGCTGGCTCTGCCGGTTGCACCGCCTCATCTCCGTGTCCTTGACCTTGTTCTCCGCCATGATCCTGGTGGCAGTGGCGCTGGACAGGCGGCGCAAGATCTGCTTCCCGTTCCGGCCTCAGCTGACGGCCCGCCAGGTGTCGCTGACGGTGGCGGGCTGTATCGGGGCGGCGGTGGTGATCGGCTTTCCCTTCGCCGTTATGAACGGTCACCACACGGTGAAGACGGAGgtcgagggggtggtggggtccgCCTGCTCCGTGGACGACGCGTTCATCAACACGGCCTTCCCGCTGGCCTACAACGGgatcctccttctcatcttcctcgtCTGCGTCGTCGCCATGAGCGTGTCCTACGTGCAGATCGCGCGCAAGATCGTGCGGCACAAACGCAAGTccgtggtggggggcgggtggctGGGGGGCCGGGGCGGGAGTCTGCCCCAGGGAGACGCGGACACCCAGCAGAGCAGCTCTCACTACAACACCTCCGACCTGGACGTAGGACACCACCACCGGCCTGGACACAGCGTGTCGGAGATGGCCCGTCAGGTCCTGGCTGAGGACTGCAAGAGGATGCAGGACGACGTCTTTCCCGACGCGGgtcccgccgccgccgccactaaCGGTCCTCTCCCCGAAGCCGCCCTCACCCCGACACCGAGCCCTGAAGTCAAGCCGCTCCCCCGCCGCGCCAGGCTGTGGAACGTGTTCAGGTCCCGCGGCGCcaagaggaaggaggtggaggtgggggtggggcacgCCGTGTCTCTGGACACGCTCAACTCCAGCCACCTGTTCAGGAAGCAGGTGTCCCAGTGCTCGCACAGGTCCCGCTCCCTCAGTGTCGGGGACGTGTCTCCGGCCCTCCACAAGAAGAACACTTCAgaaacctcccccctctctcctgaaacctccaccaccacagcagCGGCTTCCGAAAAGCTACACGACGTCAAAATCAACTCTGACGTCAAACCGACTCTGACGTCACCGGAAAATGACGCAAACGAGACCAGCCAACACGCCGGAAAAGAGAGCGACAAGTCGGAAAGTAAAACGAAAGTAGAAAGCGCAGGGAACGAGACTAGTGAAAACGCGCAACCCAAACCAGGGGAGAGAACTGAGGACAGCCCGGCCAAACCAGGGGACACAACTCAGGACGCCCGCCCCAAAGCAGTAGAGCGAAGCAGGTCAGTGAAGAGTGTGGAGGGAAACCACGGTGAGGGGATCACACGGAACACGGCACTGAAATCTTCCGTCAAGTCCACCAACGGCAGCCATGACAGGCACGTGACCATATCGGAATCCCGCCCCGGAAGACTCCAGTCCGTTCTGCACAGCACTCTTTCTCGTTTGATGTCCAGGAACAACTCCACGGGCAGTGACGTGGCGGCTACGTCAACGCTCAGACGACGTCACAGGGGCAAGAAGATTCCGTCACGCACCACGTGGATGATGTTTGTGCTGACGGCCATTTTCGTCATCAGTTATCTCCCCTACCTGACtctcgtgtgtgtacgtgccacCAATAAGGAGATAGAG gtGGGACTCCACGGCTGGCAGCTCAACCTGTACACCCTGGGCCTGAAGTCTTACTTCATCAACAGCATCGTCAATCCTTTCGTCTACAGCTTCTGCAGTGCTCGCTTCCGTCATCAGTGTCGTCACCTCTTCCAGCGGCGTTCCAAGATGTCCATCAGTGATTGA
- the LOC143276958 gene encoding uncharacterized protein LOC143276958 isoform X1, whose product MSAASPDTWNLNGTGHAMGLLNGTGHAMGLLNGTGHAMGLLNGTGHAMGPLNGTGHAMGLLNGTGHAMGPLNDTGYLVKMLEDAEALEQLPVLVLLGLMSLVGDVGNGVALYVYYTRFTPSSTRSFILAMSVFDLLFCSVTLPGEILDLRFPLTYSARWLCRLHRLISVSLTLFSAMILVAVALDRRRKICFPFRPQLTARQVSLTVAGCIGAAVVIGFPFAVMNGHHTVKTEVEGVVGSACSVDDAFINTAFPLAYNGILLLIFLVCVVAMSVSYVQIARKIVRHKRKSVVGGGWLGGRGGSLPQGDADTQQSSSHYNTSDLDVGHHHRPGHSVSEMARQVLAEDCKRMQDDVFPDAGPAAAATNGPLPEAALTPTPSPEVKPLPRRARLWNVFRSRGAKRKEVEVGVGHAVSLDTLNSSHLFRKQVSQCSHRSRSLSVGDVSPALHKKNTSETSPLSPETSTTTAAASEKLHDVKINSDVKPTLTSPENDANETSQHAGKESDKSESKTKVESAGNETSENAQPKPGERTEDSPAKPGDTTQDARPKAVERSRSVKSVEGNHGEGITRNTALKSSVKSTNGSHDRHVTISESRPGRLQSVLHSTLSRLMSRNNSTGSDVAATSTLRRRHRGKKIPSRTTWMMFVLTAIFVISYLPYLTLVCVRATNKEIEVGLHGWQLNLYTLGLKSYFINSIVNPFVYSFCSARFRHQCRHLFQRRSKMSISD is encoded by the exons ATGTCGGCAGCCTCACCAGACACGTGGAACCTGAACGGCACAGGTCACGCGATGGGCCTCCTGAACGGCACAGGTCACGCGATGGGCCTCCTGAACGGCACAGGTCACGCGATGGGCCTCCTGAACGGCACAGGTCACGCGATGGGCCCCCTGAACGGCACAGGTCACGCGATGGGCCTCCTGAACGGCACAGGTCACGCGATGGGCCCCCTGAACGACACGGGTTACTTGGTGAAGATGCTGGAGGACGCCGAAGCTCTGGAGCAACTTccggtgctggtgctgctgggaTTGATGTCGCTGGTGGGTGACGTGGGAAACGGGGTGGCGCTGTACGTGTACTACACCCGCTTCACGCCCAGCTCCACCCGCTCCTTCATCCTGGCCATGAGCGTCTTCGACCTGCTCTTCTGCTCCGTCACGCTGCCCGGGGAGATCCTGGACCTCCGCTTCCCTCTCACCTACAGCGCGCGCTGGCTCTGCCGGTTGCACCGCCTCATCTCCGTGTCCTTGACCTTGTTCTCCGCCATGATCCTGGTGGCAGTGGCGCTGGACAGGCGGCGCAAGATCTGCTTCCCGTTCCGGCCTCAGCTGACGGCCCGCCAGGTGTCGCTGACGGTGGCGGGCTGTATCGGGGCGGCGGTGGTGATCGGCTTTCCCTTCGCCGTTATGAACGGTCACCACACGGTGAAGACGGAGgtcgagggggtggtggggtccgCCTGCTCCGTGGACGACGCGTTCATCAACACGGCCTTCCCGCTGGCCTACAACGGgatcctccttctcatcttcctcgtCTGCGTCGTCGCCATGAGCGTGTCCTACGTGCAGATCGCGCGCAAGATCGTGCGGCACAAACGCAAGTccgtggtggggggcgggtggctGGGGGGCCGGGGCGGGAGTCTGCCCCAGGGAGACGCGGACACCCAGCAGAGCAGCTCTCACTACAACACCTCCGACCTGGACGTAGGACACCACCACCGGCCTGGACACAGCGTGTCGGAGATGGCCCGTCAGGTCCTGGCTGAGGACTGCAAGAGGATGCAGGACGACGTCTTTCCCGACGCGGgtcccgccgccgccgccactaaCGGTCCTCTCCCCGAAGCCGCCCTCACCCCGACACCGAGCCCTGAAGTCAAGCCGCTCCCCCGCCGCGCCAGGCTGTGGAACGTGTTCAGGTCCCGCGGCGCcaagaggaaggaggtggaggtgggggtggggcacgCCGTGTCTCTGGACACGCTCAACTCCAGCCACCTGTTCAGGAAGCAGGTGTCCCAGTGCTCGCACAGGTCCCGCTCCCTCAGTGTCGGGGACGTGTCTCCGGCCCTCCACAAGAAGAACACTTCAgaaacctcccccctctctcctgaaacctccaccaccacagcagCGGCTTCCGAAAAGCTACACGACGTCAAAATCAACTCTGACGTCAAACCGACTCTGACGTCACCGGAAAATGACGCAAACGAGACCAGCCAACACGCCGGAAAAGAGAGCGACAAGTCGGAAAGTAAAACGAAAGTAGAAAGCGCAGGGAACGAGACTAGTGAAAACGCGCAACCCAAACCAGGGGAGAGAACTGAGGACAGCCCGGCCAAACCAGGGGACACAACTCAGGACGCCCGCCCCAAAGCAGTAGAGCGAAGCAGGTCAGTGAAGAGTGTGGAGGGAAACCACGGTGAGGGGATCACACGGAACACGGCACTGAAATCTTCCGTCAAGTCCACCAACGGCAGCCATGACAGGCACGTGACCATATCGGAATCCCGCCCCGGAAGACTCCAGTCCGTTCTGCACAGCACTCTTTCTCGTTTGATGTCCAGGAACAACTCCACGGGCAGTGACGTGGCGGCTACGTCAACGCTCAGACGACGTCACAGGGGCAAGAAGATTCCGTCACGCACCACGTGGATGATGTTTGTGCTGACGGCCATTTTCGTCATCAGTTATCTCCCCTACCTGACtctcgtgtgtgtacgtgccacCAATAAGGAGATAGAG gtGGGACTCCACGGCTGGCAGCTCAACCTGTACACCCTGGGCCTGAAGTCTTACTTCATCAACAGCATCGTCAATCCTTTCGTCTACAGCTTCTGCAGTGCTCGCTTCCGTCATCAGTGTCGTCACCTCTTCCAGCGGCGTTCCAAGATGTCCATCAGTGATTGA
- the LOC143276954 gene encoding protein FAM167A-like, whose amino-acid sequence MTLEDRQAGVMGGRKDDVTRTPKQQTRKRPLSAVLEEFEVEDCDLRDNLNSLNNQTGVIPEAKDEARRVSTSPDTAGHDGESTLRSRAETRTATSAKVSVSSLKTLFETDRSSAHSGHTSPKVPRKHGSRLGGRPPLSPTLSPRIARRGSHTSPGDVIDSDGEKSPTSDMTRLRQMADRLCLSTRRPSLQQWRARYVDSRPEVPVLWNCGNGDVDGHHGDEGGGEGKWTEERTEKINTALDWIKTELQEMRTQDQQLARQLLSIRSDLHRLKLARSCEEHQDLLDDVQCELEELQEFADVLDLPTPTLTLTDSPLKHLGVTRMNFSARRFSTC is encoded by the exons ATGACGCTAGAAGACCGCCAGGCCGGCGTCATGGGAGGCCGCAAAGATGACGTCACAAGGACACCGAAGCAGCAGACCAGAAAGCGCCCTCTCTCGGCGGTCCTGGAGGAGTTTGAGGTTGAGGACTGCGACCTGAGGGACAACCTCAACAGCCTCAACAACCAGACAGGCGTGATCCCTGAAGCAAAGGACGAGGCAAGGCGGGTCAGCACCTCACCGGACACAGCCGGCCATGACGGGGAATCGACCCTAAGGTCCCGTGCAGAGACAAGGACAGCCACTTCCGCCAAGGTTTCTGTTTCCTCTCTGAAGACTCTGTTCGAGACGGACAGGTCCTCTGCGCACAGCGGACACACCAGCCCGAAGGTGCCCAGGAAGCACGGCAGCAGGCTCGGCGGCCGGCCCCCCCTCAGTCCCACCCTCAGCCCCAGAATAGCTCGTCGGGGCAGCCACACGTCGCCCGGTGACGTCATAGACAGCGACGGCGAAAAGTCGCCGACCTCCGACATGACGAGGCTCCGGCAGATGGCGGACCGTCTGTGTCTCAGCACGCGGCGGCCCAGCCTGCAACAGTGGCGCGCGCGCTACGTGGACAGTCGGCCGGAAGTTCCGGTGCTGTGGAATTGTGGGAACGGGGACGTGGACGGTCACCATGGcgacgaggggggaggggaagggaagtggacagaggagaggacagagaagaTCAACACGGCGCTGGACTGGATCAAGACTgagctg CAGGAGATGCGGACCCAGGACCAGCAGTTGGCCCGCCAGCTGCTGTCGATCCGGAGCGACCTTCACCGCCTGAAGCTGGCCAGGAGCTGCGAGGAGCACCAGGACCTCCTGGACGACGTGCAGTGCGAGCTGGAAGAGCTGCAGGAGTTCGCTGACGTCCTTGACCTTCCTACCCCCACCCTGACCCTCACCGACAGTCCGCTCAAGCACCTAGGGGTCACGCGCATGAACTTCAGCGCGCGCCGCTTCTCCACGTGTTGA
- the LOC143276958 gene encoding uncharacterized protein LOC143276958 isoform X2 — MGLLNGTGHAMGLLNGTGHAMGLLNGTGHAMGPLNGTGHAMGLLNGTGHAMGPLNDTGYLVKMLEDAEALEQLPVLVLLGLMSLVGDVGNGVALYVYYTRFTPSSTRSFILAMSVFDLLFCSVTLPGEILDLRFPLTYSARWLCRLHRLISVSLTLFSAMILVAVALDRRRKICFPFRPQLTARQVSLTVAGCIGAAVVIGFPFAVMNGHHTVKTEVEGVVGSACSVDDAFINTAFPLAYNGILLLIFLVCVVAMSVSYVQIARKIVRHKRKSVVGGGWLGGRGGSLPQGDADTQQSSSHYNTSDLDVGHHHRPGHSVSEMARQVLAEDCKRMQDDVFPDAGPAAAATNGPLPEAALTPTPSPEVKPLPRRARLWNVFRSRGAKRKEVEVGVGHAVSLDTLNSSHLFRKQVSQCSHRSRSLSVGDVSPALHKKNTSETSPLSPETSTTTAAASEKLHDVKINSDVKPTLTSPENDANETSQHAGKESDKSESKTKVESAGNETSENAQPKPGERTEDSPAKPGDTTQDARPKAVERSRSVKSVEGNHGEGITRNTALKSSVKSTNGSHDRHVTISESRPGRLQSVLHSTLSRLMSRNNSTGSDVAATSTLRRRHRGKKIPSRTTWMMFVLTAIFVISYLPYLTLVCVRATNKEIEVGLHGWQLNLYTLGLKSYFINSIVNPFVYSFCSARFRHQCRHLFQRRSKMSISD; from the exons ATGGGCCTCCTGAACGGCACAGGTCACGCGATGGGCCTCCTGAACGGCACAGGTCACGCGATGGGCCTCCTGAACGGCACAGGTCACGCGATGGGCCCCCTGAACGGCACAGGTCACGCGATGGGCCTCCTGAACGGCACAGGTCACGCGATGGGCCCCCTGAACGACACGGGTTACTTGGTGAAGATGCTGGAGGACGCCGAAGCTCTGGAGCAACTTccggtgctggtgctgctgggaTTGATGTCGCTGGTGGGTGACGTGGGAAACGGGGTGGCGCTGTACGTGTACTACACCCGCTTCACGCCCAGCTCCACCCGCTCCTTCATCCTGGCCATGAGCGTCTTCGACCTGCTCTTCTGCTCCGTCACGCTGCCCGGGGAGATCCTGGACCTCCGCTTCCCTCTCACCTACAGCGCGCGCTGGCTCTGCCGGTTGCACCGCCTCATCTCCGTGTCCTTGACCTTGTTCTCCGCCATGATCCTGGTGGCAGTGGCGCTGGACAGGCGGCGCAAGATCTGCTTCCCGTTCCGGCCTCAGCTGACGGCCCGCCAGGTGTCGCTGACGGTGGCGGGCTGTATCGGGGCGGCGGTGGTGATCGGCTTTCCCTTCGCCGTTATGAACGGTCACCACACGGTGAAGACGGAGgtcgagggggtggtggggtccgCCTGCTCCGTGGACGACGCGTTCATCAACACGGCCTTCCCGCTGGCCTACAACGGgatcctccttctcatcttcctcgtCTGCGTCGTCGCCATGAGCGTGTCCTACGTGCAGATCGCGCGCAAGATCGTGCGGCACAAACGCAAGTccgtggtggggggcgggtggctGGGGGGCCGGGGCGGGAGTCTGCCCCAGGGAGACGCGGACACCCAGCAGAGCAGCTCTCACTACAACACCTCCGACCTGGACGTAGGACACCACCACCGGCCTGGACACAGCGTGTCGGAGATGGCCCGTCAGGTCCTGGCTGAGGACTGCAAGAGGATGCAGGACGACGTCTTTCCCGACGCGGgtcccgccgccgccgccactaaCGGTCCTCTCCCCGAAGCCGCCCTCACCCCGACACCGAGCCCTGAAGTCAAGCCGCTCCCCCGCCGCGCCAGGCTGTGGAACGTGTTCAGGTCCCGCGGCGCcaagaggaaggaggtggaggtgggggtggggcacgCCGTGTCTCTGGACACGCTCAACTCCAGCCACCTGTTCAGGAAGCAGGTGTCCCAGTGCTCGCACAGGTCCCGCTCCCTCAGTGTCGGGGACGTGTCTCCGGCCCTCCACAAGAAGAACACTTCAgaaacctcccccctctctcctgaaacctccaccaccacagcagCGGCTTCCGAAAAGCTACACGACGTCAAAATCAACTCTGACGTCAAACCGACTCTGACGTCACCGGAAAATGACGCAAACGAGACCAGCCAACACGCCGGAAAAGAGAGCGACAAGTCGGAAAGTAAAACGAAAGTAGAAAGCGCAGGGAACGAGACTAGTGAAAACGCGCAACCCAAACCAGGGGAGAGAACTGAGGACAGCCCGGCCAAACCAGGGGACACAACTCAGGACGCCCGCCCCAAAGCAGTAGAGCGAAGCAGGTCAGTGAAGAGTGTGGAGGGAAACCACGGTGAGGGGATCACACGGAACACGGCACTGAAATCTTCCGTCAAGTCCACCAACGGCAGCCATGACAGGCACGTGACCATATCGGAATCCCGCCCCGGAAGACTCCAGTCCGTTCTGCACAGCACTCTTTCTCGTTTGATGTCCAGGAACAACTCCACGGGCAGTGACGTGGCGGCTACGTCAACGCTCAGACGACGTCACAGGGGCAAGAAGATTCCGTCACGCACCACGTGGATGATGTTTGTGCTGACGGCCATTTTCGTCATCAGTTATCTCCCCTACCTGACtctcgtgtgtgtacgtgccacCAATAAGGAGATAGAG gtGGGACTCCACGGCTGGCAGCTCAACCTGTACACCCTGGGCCTGAAGTCTTACTTCATCAACAGCATCGTCAATCCTTTCGTCTACAGCTTCTGCAGTGCTCGCTTCCGTCATCAGTGTCGTCACCTCTTCCAGCGGCGTTCCAAGATGTCCATCAGTGATTGA